From the Acidobacteriota bacterium genome, the window GAGTAGTTGCCGGGGAACCAGACGGCCCGGCTCTCCCCCTCGAAGGCCAGGATGTGGGTGGCCAGCCGGTCGAGGAACCACCGGTCGTGGGAGACGATGAGGCAGCAGCCCGCGAAGTTCTGGACGGCCTCCTCCAGCGCCCGCATGGTGTTGACGTCCAGGTCGTTGGTGGGCTCGTCGAGCAGGAGCACATTGGCGCCCTCCTTGAGCATCTTGGCCAGGTGCACGCGGTTGCGCTCGCCGCCCGAGATGCAGACCACCTTCTTCTGCTGGTCCTGCCCGGAGAAGTTGAAGCGGCCCACGTAGGCCCGGGAGTTCACCAGCTCCTTCCCGAGAGGCACCACGTCGGACCCGCCGGAAATCTCCTCCCAGATGGTCTTGTCGGGATCGAGGGCCCGGGACTGGTCCACGTAGCCCAGCTGCACCGTCTCCCCGACGCGAATGGTCCCCCGGTCGGGCTTCTCCTGCCCGGTGATCATGCGGAAGAGGGTGGTCTTGCCGGCGCCGTTGGGGCCGATGATTCCCACCACGGCGTTGGGCGGGACGGCGAAGGAGAGGTCCTCCACCAGGAGCCGGTCGCCGTAACCCTTGCAGACGCCCTCCATCTCGATGACCACGTTGCCGAGCCGCGGGCCGGGCGGGATGTAGATCTCGAGTTCCGGCGCGAGCTTCTCGCTCTCCTGGGACACCATGGCCTCGTAGGCCTGCAGTCTCGCCCTGCTCTTGGCGTGGCGGGCCTTCGGCGCGGTGCGGACCCACTCCAGCTCCCGCTCCAGGGCCTTCCGGCGCTTGGTCTCCGCCTTCTCCTCCTGGGCCAGCCGCGCCTGCTTCTGCTCCAGCCAGGACGAGTAGTTGCCCTTCCACGGGATTCCCTCGCCGCGGTCCAGCTCCAGGATCCAGCCGGCCACGTTGTCCAGGAAGTAGCGGTCGTGGGTCACGGCGATGACCGTCCCCTCGTAGCGTTGGAGGTGCTGCTCCAGCCAGGCGACGGTCTCGGCGTCCAGGTGGTTGGTGGGCTCGTCGAGGAGGAGGATGTCCGGTTTCTGAAGGAGGAGCCGGCAGAGGGCCACCCGGCGCAGTTCGCCGCCCGAGAGGACCTTGACCGGCGTGTCCGGCGGGGGGCAGCGGAGGGCGTCCATGGCCATCTCCAGGCGGCTGTCCAGGTCCCAGGCGTCCAGGGCCTCCAGCTGGTCCTGGACCGCCCCCTGGCGTGCGAGGAGTTTTTCCATCTCGTCCCCGGTCATCTCCTCGCCGAACTTCTCGTTGATGGCCTCGTACTCCTTGAGCAGGGCCACGGTCTCGGCGACGCCTTCCTCCACCACTTCCCGGACGGTCTTGGCCGGGTCCGGCCTCGGCTCCTGCTCCAGGTAGCCGATGGTGTAGCCCGGGGCCACCACCGTCTGGCCGTTGAAGGCGGTGTCCACGCCGGCCAGGACCTTGAGGAGCGAACTCTTCCCCGAGCCGTTGAGGCCCAGGACGCCGATCTTGGCCCCGTAGAAGTAGGAGAGGTAGATGTCCTTGAGGACGCACTTCTTGTCGTAGTACTTGCTGACGCCGATCATGGAGTAGATGATCTTGTTGGGTTCGGTGCTCATGGGTCGTACTGCCTCCACCAATGAAATCAGAGGATTTTAAACCACGGGCGGTGGAATTTCACGCAAAATCCGGCGCGGCCGGGCCTGTGCTATCCCTGGGAGATTCTCTCTCCAGGCGCCGGCCCTCCGGTTTGACCGTCTGATTCTCAAGGGTATTCTCTGCAGTGACAGATTCGGCGGGCGTCTTGAACCGTTCTCACTCTTCGCCGTCGTCTTTGCGTCCCTGTTCCTTCGCGTTTCCCCCCGCCTCCGTGTCGGCAGGGCTCACGGCGAGGCGGAGAAAGGCGGCGGGGAAGTCGAGGGTGACGACGAAGTGGGACAGCAGGTTCTGGCCCACCAGGTTGTCGGGGGCGCCGTCCACCACCAGGACGGCGACGTTCTTCAGTTCCAGGTCCCCGATGCGGAGGGATTCGAGGACCCCCCAGTCGGCCAGGGTGACACCCCCGGCGGTGGAGATGCCGACCCGGAAGTCGGAGCGGATGCGGATCCCGGCCTTGCGGGCCGTGGCACGGGTGACGGAGGAAACGGCGGCACCGGTGTCCAGGACGAACAACGCGGGAAGTCGGCCGTTGAGGAGCCCCTCGAGGCAGATCAGGCCCTCGCAGCGCCGGAAGGGGACCGTGATCACGGCGTCCGTGCCGTGCAATTCACCCTTCAGGGCCCGGACCTGCTTCGCGATCTCCGCCTCCCAGCCGGCGACGAGGCGGACGGCCTCTTCTCCCCGGACGGACCCCCGCTTGGGGAAGGGGTAGCCCGGGGCGTCGGGCGCCAGGGTCGGGGGGAGCGTCGCGGGGAGGGGGGCGGCCTTCGGGACGCCGCTCGCGTTGGCCTCCCGGGTCCGGTCGAGATCCACCAGGTCCAGGGGGACGGTGGCCTGCAGGCCGTCGATGAGGTAGGTGATCTCCGTGTCCCGGATCACCAGGTTTTCCACCGTCACCCGCTCCCCGCTCCGGAAGACGACGACATCCGCGCAGACGGGGCCGGCGGTCAGGAAAAGCAGTAACATCATCGGGAAACGCACAGGGCCACCTCCGTTCGGGATAGCAGGACTTTAATGCATAAGCCATGAAATAACAATCTTTTTCTTGACACCTCGCGGCGATTCCTCTAAACTGCCCGGTTACGTCCGTGCCGGCGCCGGGATCGGGGCCGGGATGATCTCGAAAACGGGAAGACGCATGCCCAAGATCGACAAGGAAGCCATCAAGGCACTGGCAAAGGAACACCGCATCGCCCTCTATTCCGCGAAGATGATCCTCAAGGGCAAGTGGACGGTGGAGTACGCTCTCACCCTGGAGCGGCCCGTGTTCAACCAGGGGGTCTCCTGGTTGCTGCAGGCCCGGACGCGCCGGTGGTTGATGGCGTTTCGGACCTTCGACCTCGGCGTCTTCGTCGGGAAAATCCTGAGGGTGCGCAAGTTCAACGTGCTGCTCGAGATCCACAGCCGTCTGCGCTACATCGAGAAGATCGACACCGCCTACGTCTACAATGCCCGGCTCCGGAACCAGCTGCCCGAGTACATCAAGGCCGAGGCCCCCGCGGGCGAAAAACCGGCCTACAAGCCGTCCATGCGGCCGAGCGTGGACCTCTCCGCCCTCCGGGAGGGGAAGTCGGTCCGGATCCAGCTGCTGACCGGGGAGAAGATGGAGGGCGTGATCCGGTGGGCGACCGAGTTCGACTTCGAGCTGCGGCTGGACCGTTTCGTCTCCATCATGGTGCTCAACCACGCCGTGCTCCACGCCGAGGAGAAGGAGTACCACAAGTTCCGCCAGCCCCCGGGCGAGCCCCCCTTCAAAAAGCCCTTCGGGCAGCGCCCCCAGGGCGGCTCCCGCCCGCCCTTCCGTTCCCGGCCTTTCCCGTCTCCCTCCGGCTCTACCGGCTCCGGTGGGCCTCAAGGCGGCGGCCGATCCTGACGCAGGCCTCCCCCAGCACCGCCTCGTCCGCGAACCCGAACGAAACCCGCAGCATTCCTTCCCCGGCAGGCCCGAAGGCGGCCCCGGGGATGGTCACGACCCCCTCGGCCTCCAGGAGGTCCAGGCCGAGCGCCCGGGAGTCCCGGCAACCCGTCACCCCGAGCATGCCGAAGATCGCCCCCGACGGCGGGTGCCAGGTGACGCCCGGCACCCCGGCGAAGGCCCCGGCCAAAAACGCGGCCCGCTGACGCAGGGCCTGGCGGTAGCCCGCGGGGAAATCCGGGTGGCGCCGGAGGCACTCCACCGCCAGGACCTGGGCCGGGCGGGGGGCGCAGATCACGAGGGTGTCCTGCACCTTGAGCATCTCCCGGACCGCCGCGGCCGGGGCCGCGAGGTAGCCCACCCGCCAGCCCGTCATTCCGAAGACCT encodes:
- the ettA gene encoding energy-dependent translational throttle protein EttA yields the protein MSTEPNKIIYSMIGVSKYYDKKCVLKDIYLSYFYGAKIGVLGLNGSGKSSLLKVLAGVDTAFNGQTVVAPGYTIGYLEQEPRPDPAKTVREVVEEGVAETVALLKEYEAINEKFGEEMTGDEMEKLLARQGAVQDQLEALDAWDLDSRLEMAMDALRCPPPDTPVKVLSGGELRRVALCRLLLQKPDILLLDEPTNHLDAETVAWLEQHLQRYEGTVIAVTHDRYFLDNVAGWILELDRGEGIPWKGNYSSWLEQKQARLAQEEKAETKRRKALERELEWVRTAPKARHAKSRARLQAYEAMVSQESEKLAPELEIYIPPGPRLGNVVIEMEGVCKGYGDRLLVEDLSFAVPPNAVVGIIGPNGAGKTTLFRMITGQEKPDRGTIRVGETVQLGYVDQSRALDPDKTIWEEISGGSDVVPLGKELVNSRAYVGRFNFSGQDQQKKVVCISGGERNRVHLAKMLKEGANVLLLDEPTNDLDVNTMRALEEAVQNFAGCCLIVSHDRWFLDRLATHILAFEGESRAVWFPGNYSDYEADRRARLGAAADRPHRITYRRLTRG
- a CDS encoding retroviral-like aspartic protease family protein; translation: MMLLLFLTAGPVCADVVVFRSGERVTVENLVIRDTEITYLIDGLQATVPLDLVDLDRTREANASGVPKAAPLPATLPPTLAPDAPGYPFPKRGSVRGEEAVRLVAGWEAEIAKQVRALKGELHGTDAVITVPFRRCEGLICLEGLLNGRLPALFVLDTGAAVSSVTRATARKAGIRIRSDFRVGISTAGGVTLADWGVLESLRIGDLELKNVAVLVVDGAPDNLVGQNLLSHFVVTLDFPAAFLRLAVSPADTEAGGNAKEQGRKDDGEE